One Setaria italica strain Yugu1 chromosome II, Setaria_italica_v2.0, whole genome shotgun sequence DNA segment encodes these proteins:
- the LOC101771556 gene encoding transmembrane protein 45B, whose product MGTLVGHVAPGAGFLLIGLWQLFSHTRLFLLRPSSYSAPVWFPVRGVRHLELILIIIGTVISILMELVIGPAKHQPFDDDGTIPSDHLHNFEHASISLALLTFAAVTIHLDRVKAPMRDAVSQLVAAAAFAQQLLIFHLHSADHMGVEGQFHWLLQTAIAVTLATTLLGIPYPRSFTVSLVRSASLVFQGVWFIVMGVMLWTPALIPKGCFLNREEGHDVVRCRTDEALDRAKSLVNLQFSWYLTGTVVFVVFFYLQLTKRYPEEPQYLPLVKGGGGGGDSDGRFSIGDDHDDEDDLEVAKRGFGHVVSGTKPIEIER is encoded by the coding sequence ATGGGCACCCTCGTCGGGCACgtcgcgccgggcgccggcttCCTCCTCATCGGCCTATGGCAGCTGTTCAGCCACACCCGCCTCTTCTTGCTGCGGCCGAGCTCGTACTCGGCGCCGGTCTGGTTCCCGGTGCGCGGCGTGCGGCACCTCGAGCTCATCCTCATAATCATCGGCACCGTGATCTCCATCCTGATGGAGCTCGTCATCGGCCCCGCTAAGCACCAGCCcttcgacgacgacggcaccaTACCGTCCGACCACCTCCACAACTTCGAGCACGCGTCCATCTCGCTCGCGCTGCTCACCTTCGCCGCGGTCACCATCCACCTCGACAGGGTGAAGGCGCCGATGCGTGACGCGGTGTCGCAgctcgtggccgccgcggcgttcGCGCAGCAGCTACTCATCTTCCACCTCCACTCGGCGGACCACATGGGCGTGGAGGGCCAGTTCCACTGGCTGCTGCAGACGGCCATCGCCGTCACGCTCGCCACCACGCTCCTCGGCATCCCCTACCCTCGGAGCTTCACGGTGAGCCTGGTCCGGTCGGCGAGCCTCGTGTTCCAGGGCGTCTGGTTCATCGTCATGGGCGTCATGCTGTGGACGCCCGCGCTCATCCCCAAGGGGTGCTTCCTCAACCGAGAGGAAGGCCACGACGTCGTCCGGTGCCGCACCGACGAGGCGCTCGACCGCGCCAAGTCGCTCGTCAACCTGCAGTTCAGCTGGTACCTCACCGGCACCGTGGTGTTCGTCGTTTTCTTCTACCTGCAGCTCACCAAGCGCTACCCCGAGGAGCCGCAGTACTTGCCGCTGGTaaaaggtggcggcggcggcggcgacagcgacggCCGGTTCAGCATCGGAGATGAccacgacgacgaggacgatcTCGAGGTCGCGAAACGTGGCTTCGGGCACGTGGTTAGCGGCACAAAGCCTATCGAAATCGAGAGGTGA